Proteins encoded within one genomic window of Glycine soja cultivar W05 chromosome 1, ASM419377v2, whole genome shotgun sequence:
- the LOC114412206 gene encoding uncharacterized protein LOC114412206, with protein sequence MATPTLIGPPELYNPYPTQTPAPTPTPTPTQPQTVTRTTPIDPFIDQMVVKFNTMSSPPPPNMTLTENMSPTFFTTGNPCLDFFFHVVPDTPPETILQRLELAWALNPLTALKLVCNLRGVRGTGKSDRQSFYPAALWLHRRHPKTLAANVSSLAEFGYFKDLPEILYLLLEGSDARKVQKEAWQNRKRGAHNNKKKNPRTQKMQKVKTKSLAQRVNVEKEKESSEKEIAHVAREEKRVALAKKLVERYAKDPDFRFLHDRVSDYFAECLRKDHEFLKSGLVTKVSLAAKWCPSVDSSFDRHTLLCETIGKRVFPRDEYKEYEGVEEAYYAYRVRDRLRKEVLVPLRKVLELPEVFIGANRWDLIPYNRVASVAMKFYKEKFLKHDKERFEAYLEDVKSGKSTIAAGALLPHQIIGSLDDGDGGDVAELQWKRIVDDLLKKGKMKNCLAVCDVSGSMSGVPMEVSVALGLLVSELCEEPWKGKVVTFSENPQLHLIEGDDLGSKTEFIRNMEWGMNTDFQKVFDLLLEVAVSGNLKPDQMIKRLFVFSDMEFDQASANPWETDYQAITRKFGEKGFGDAVPQIVFWNLRDSKATPVPATQKGVALLSGFSKNLLTLFLDKEGELSPEEAMEAAISGPEYQKLVVLD encoded by the coding sequence ATGGCCACCCCCACCCTCATAGGCCCACCTGAACTCTACAATCCCTACCCCACCCAAACCCCAGCCCCAACCCCAACCCCAACCCCAACCCAACCCCAAACAGTCACAAGAACCACTCCAATTGACCCTTTCATAGATCAAATGGTGGTCAAATTCAACACCATGTCATCCCCACCACCCCCAAACATGACCCTAACAGAAAACATGTCTCCCACATTCTTCACAACGGGAAATCCATGTCTGGACTTCTTCTTCCACGTGGTCCCCGACACCCCACCAGAGACTATCCTCCAAAGACTCGAACTTGCCTGGGCCCTCAACCCCCTTACCGCCCTCAAACTCGTCTGCAACCTCCGCGGTGTCCGCGGCACTGGCAAGTCCGACCGTCAGAGCTTCTACCCCGCCGCCCTCTGGCTCCACCGCCGTCACCCCAAAACCCTCGCTGCCAACGTCTCCTCCCTCGCCGAATTTGGATACTTTAAGGATCTCCCTGAGATCCTCTACCTCCTTCTAGAAGGATCCGATGCCCGCAAGGTCCAAAAAGAAGCGTGGCAGAATCGCAAGAGAGGGGCTCacaataacaaaaagaaaaaccctAGGACCCAGAAGATGCAGAAGGTGAAAACGAAATCTTTGGCCCAAAGGGTCAAcgtagaaaaggaaaaggagtcTTCCGAGAAGGAGATTGCGCATGTTGCCAGAGAAGAGAAAAGGGTTGCACTGGCGAAGAAGCTTGTTGAACGTTATGCAAAAGACCCAGATTTTCGTTTCCTTCACGATCGTGTCTCTGATTACTTTGCTGAGTGTCTGAGGAAGGATCACGAGTTTTTGAAATCTGGGCTGGTGACAAAAGTCAGTCTTGCGGCGAAATGGTGTCCCTCTGTCGATTCCTCTTTCGATCGTCACACGTTGTTGTGTGAAACTATTGGCAAGAGGGTTTTTCCTCGTGATGAGTATAAGGAGTATGAGGGGGTTGAGGAGGCTTATTATGCTTACAGGGTTCGCGATCGGTTGAGGAAGGAGGTGTTGGTGCCTTTGAGGAAGGTGTTGGAGTTGCCTGAGGTGTTTATAGGAGCAAATCGTTGGGATTTGATTCCTTATAATAGGGTTGCTTCTGTTgctatgaaattttataaagaGAAGTTTTTGAAGCATGATAAGGAGAGGTTTGAGGCTTACTTGGAGGATGTGAAGTCAGGGAAGAGTACCATTGCTGCTGGTGCTCTGCTTCCCCATCAGATTATAGGGTCTTTGGATGATGGGGATGGTGGGGATGTGGCTGAGTTGCAATGGAAGAGGATTGTGGATGATTTGTTGAAGAAGGGGAAGATGAAGAATTGTTTGGCTGTTTGTGACGTGTCTGGGAGTATGAGTGGGGTCCCCATGGAGGTTTCTGTCGCATTGGGGTTGTTGGTGTCTGAGTTGTGTGAGGAGCCTTGGAAGGGGAAGGTTGTAACTTTCAGTGAAAACCCTCAGCTTCATTTGATTGAAGGGGATGATCTCGGGTCCAAGACTGAATTTATTAGGAACATGGAGTGGGGGATGAACACTGATTTTCAGAAGGTGTTTGATCTCTTGTTGGAGGTGGCTGTGAGTGGGAATCTGAAGCCTGATCAGATGATCAAGAGGTTGTTTGTGTTTAGTGACATGGAGTTTGATCAAGCATCAGCAAACCCTTGGGAGACAGATTACCAAGCAATCACTAGAAAGTTTGGTGAGAAAGGGTTTGGTGATGCAGTGCCTCAGATAGTCTTTTGGAATCTGAGAGACTCAAAGGCTACCCCAGTGCCAGCCACTCAGAAAGGAGTGGCACTGCTTAGTGGGTTTTCTAAGAATTTGCTGACACTGTTCTTGGATAAGGAGGGGGAGCTGAgccctgaagaagccatggaagCAGCTATTTCTGGCCCAGAATATCAGAAACTAGTTGTGCTGGATTAA